In Penaeus monodon isolate SGIC_2016 chromosome 41, NSTDA_Pmon_1, whole genome shotgun sequence, a single genomic region encodes these proteins:
- the LOC119598657 gene encoding canalicular multispecific organic anion transporter 1-like isoform X2, which yields MRMPLIQLPSTISQLIQANVALQRVQKFISADDIDPTAVCKDRSEANAIAIRGGKFSWEGDERQSAWRLENIDLEVGHRKLVAVVGSVGAGKSSLISALLGEMKKEAGRVVVNGRVAYVSQQAWLQNATLRDNIIWGEVFDAKRYNKVVKACALQPDLDMLPGGDMTEIGEKGINLSGGQKQRVSLARAAYSDADIVLFDDPLSAVDAHVGRYIFDNVIGPQGILRDRTRLLVTHAVTFLPRVDEVVVMEGGRVVEKGSYAELVAKQGDFANFVLQRIKDTTDKEADKEFEELFEQLEQVTGAEPLLRQLSLRSSRTSVNTIGSETDIRGRRIRSISETVVSSVDRRHSPDRRATKLSSASLNRKTGRQCGSDNHHEPGRRHNCTDAALDKNYRSQSFANGLQGSRTSIHSGKSEFERMASLEEPLSDGDGGEGEHEGKRLVEDETAETGKVSRKMYLVYGKSMGVFFAIMPIVMMSLSQASTAGSNVWLSVWSSVGESSPAPSALNSTGGLDTSANDTGLDPASGGSAFTKDIFLGVYAALGVGQVFFMFLGMLTLLLGCLRSSRVLHQRLLDSVLRLPMSFFDTNPSGRIINRFSKEVSVLDNTLPDSTRFILSCITQVVSTLIVILAATPEAGFFILPIMVVYYIIHILYIASSRQLKRIESVSKSPIYSHFGETLQGVSVIRAYKKEQEFYESSQRKIESSLKAAYINIMLNRWVAVSLEMLGNLITFAAAIMGVAGRGSINSGVVGLSITYALNVTLFLNWLVRVASDMEANIVSVERICEYMQIDREAAWTAPDTPASWPDEGRVSFRNYQTRYRPGLDLVLKGITCSFKPGEKDPVLFSGSLRLNLDPLATRSDADIWRALELAHLAEYIRGQPLGLEHPVDEEGSNFSVGQKQLVCLARALLRNSRILVLDEATAAIDLETDDLIQATIRSQFAHCTVLTIAHRLNTIMDSDRVLVLDQGKIAEFAPPSELLANHDSVFFGMAKDAGLV from the exons ATGCGGATGCCCTTGATCCAGCTGCCGTCCACCATCTCGCAGCTGATCCAG GCAAACGTCGCCCTTCAGAGAGTCCAGAAGTTTATCTCAGCGGACGATATAGACCCAACGGCAGTGTGCAAGGACCGTTCAGAGG CTAATGCCATTGCCATCCGAGGCGGCAAATTCAGCTGGGAAGGGGATGAGCGTCAGTCAGCGTGGCGGCTGGAAAACATCGACCTGGAAGTTGGCCATAGGAaactggtggcagtggtgggatcCGTGGGAGCCGGCAAGAGCTCTCTCATCTCGGCGCTCTtgggggagatgaagaaggaagcaGGCAGGGTCGTGGTAAAT GGCCGCGTGGCGTATGTATCCCAACAAGCATGGCTCCAGAATGCGACCCTAAGGGACAACATCATTTGGGGAGAAGTCTTCGACGCCAAAAGGTACAATAAGGTGGTCAAAGCCTGCGCGCTTCAGCCTGACCTCGACATGCTACCTGGAGGAGACATGACCGAGATTGGAGAGAAG GGCATCAACCTGAGCGGCGGCCAGAAGCAGCGCGTGTCCCTGGCCCGAGCCGCCTACAGCGACGCCGACATCGTCCTCTTCGACGACCCCCTCAGCGCCGTCGACGCTCACGTAGGCCGCTACATCTTCGACAACGTCATCGGGCCTCAGGGGATACTGCGGGACAGG ACTCGGCTCCTGGTGACCCACGCCGTGACCTTCCTCCCCCGCGTTGACgaagtggtggtgatggagggcGGGCGAGTGGTGGAGAAGGGCAGCTACGCCGAATTGGTGGCGAAACAGGGGGATTTCGCCAACTTTGTTCTCCAACGCATCAAAGACACGACAGACAAGGAGGCTGATAAAG aatttgaaGAGCTCTTTGAACAGCTGGAGCAAGTGACAGGGGCTGAGCCCCTCCTTCGCCAGTTGTCGTTGAGATCCAGCAGGACTTCTGTTAACACTATTGGCAG CGAGACCGACATCCGAGGCAGGAGGATCCGAAGCATAAGCGAGACGGTGGTCAGTTCGGTCGACCGCCGGCACAGCCCAGACCGGCGGGCAACCAAACTCTCCAGCGCCTCCCTGAACCGAAAAACGGGACGGCAGTGCGGCAGTGACAACCACCACGAACCCGGACGACGTCACAACTGCACGGACGCCGCTCTGGACAAGAATTACCGAAGTCAGAGCTTCGCGAACGGCTTGCAAGGGAGTAGGACGTCGATTCATAGCGGGAAGAGTGAGTTCGAGCGGATGGCCAGTCTGGAGGAGCCGCTGAGCGATGGCGACGGGGGGGAGGGCGAGCACGAGGGGAAGAGGCTGGTCGAAGACGAGACGGCGGAGACGGGGAAG GTGTCGAGGAAGATGTACCTGGTTTACGGAAAATCTATGGGCGTGTTCTTCGCCATTATGCCGATCGTTATGATGTCTCTGTCGcag GCCAGCACAGCCGGCAGCAATGTATGGCTGTCGGTCTGGTCGAGTGTGGGCGAATCCTCCCCAGCCCCAAGCGCTCTCAACAGTACAGGCGGCCTGGACACCAGCGCCAACGACACAGGCCTGGATCCCGCGTCCGGTGGCTCTGCTTTTACGAAAGACATTTTCCTTGGTGTCTATGCGGCCTTAGGTGTTGGGCAAG TCTTCTTCATGTTCCTGGGGATGCTGACGCTGTTGCTGGGCTGCCTCCGCTCGTCGCGAGTCCTTCACCAGCGCCTCCTGGACAGCGTCCTGCGTCTGCCCATGAGCTTCTTCGACACCAACCCCAGCGGGAGGATCATCAACAGGTTCAGCAAGGAGGTTAGCGTCCTGGACAACACCCTCCCAGACAGCACGCGGTTCATCCTCTCGTGTATCACTCAG GTGGTGTCAACATTGATAGTCATCTTAGCCGCTACTCCAGAGGCTGGCTTCTTTATCCTCCCCATCATGGTTGTTTACTACAttattcatatcttatatatcgCTTCTTCGAGGCAACTGAAACGCATTGAATCGGTGTCCAAGAGCCCCATCTATTCCCACTTCGGCGAGACACTGCAAG GAGTGTCAGTCATCCGGGCTTACAAGAAGGAGCAAGAGTTCTACGAGTCGTCCCAGAGGAAAATCGAGTCTTCTCTAAAGGCCGCGTACATTAATATTATGCTAAACAG ATGGGTGGCCGTGAGCCTGGAAATGCTTGGCAATCTGATCACCTTCGCGGCCGCAATAATGGGCGTGGCCGGGCGGGGCTCCATCAACTCGGGCGTCGTGGGGCTGTCCATCACCTACGCCCTCAAT gtgACACTCTTCCTGAACTGGCTCGTGCGCGTGGCGTCTGATATGGAGGCGAACATCGTTTCTGTCGAGAGGATTTGTGAATACATGCAG ATAGACCGCGAGGCAGCCTGGACGGCGCCCGACACGCCCGCCTCGTGGCCCGACGAAGGCCGCGTCTCCTTCAGGAACTACCAGACGCGCTACAGGCCCGGCCTCGACCTCGTCCTCAAGGGCATCACGTGCTCCTTCAAACCCGGAGAgaag gACCCGGTTCTGTTCAGCGGGTCCTTGCGCCTCAACCTGGACCCGCTCGCCACCCGCTCCGACGCCGACATCTGGCGGGCGCTGGAGCTGGCGCATCTCGCGGAGTACATTCGAGGccagcccttgggcctagagcaCCCGGTGGACGAGGAGGGGTCCAACTTCAG CGTTGGCCAGAAGCAGCTGGTGTGCCTCGCCCGCGCCCTCCTGAGGAACTCGCGCATTCTGGTCCTGGACGAGGCCACGGCCGCCATTGACCTGGAGACGGATGACCTGATCCAGGCCACCATCAGGTCGCAGTTCGCGCACTGCACCGTCCTCACCATCGCGCATCGACTCAACACTATCATGGATAGTGACAG agtaTTGGTGCTGGACCAAGGCAAAATAGCAGAGTTTGCCCCTCCCTCCGAGCTCCTGGCCAATCACGACTCCGTTTTCTTTGGAATGGCCAAGGATGCTGGACTCGTCTAA
- the LOC119598394 gene encoding multidrug resistance-associated protein 1-like — MESTNITNSDPFKILSDLCKEPFWNISHLWALSEPNLGPCVERTVLVWAPCVLLWACGLPSLLLLKRRLYNPIPWSAVSCTKVMVSVLALAVVATELAWAATAGSQVVPPADFIAPVVLLATQVLHISLVLMERRKGQQTSGIIWFYWLLTLVCGLPQLYTSIIVILRRDRSLPPFLTVTFLVQFLCSVALFLANCFSDGLSLTQKFNASEKQVPRLQASFLNRLFFFWGGSIVWLGWRRPLTLDDLWDVEPENTTASLAAQWDAAFSRDGKTAPAEVREPGRLRPAMVPVSGRQRSVLQCLFRIIRWPFLGAGVLCFLAEGSRFLTPQLLSLIISFMTTPEQPAWYGYLLCALLLASCVLVTLLKNRYFYVMFTQSVRIRSAIMTAVYRKALSLSSAARRDSTVGEIVNLMAVDSQCLGDTGIMLWTTVSSPTVILISMVFLWQELGPSVLARYGD; from the exons AATATATCCCATCTGTGGGCGTTGTCGGAACCCAACCTCGGGCCTTGCGTGGAGAGGACGGTACTGGTATGGGCGCCGTGTGTTCTGCTGTGGGCGTGTGGGCTGCCCTCTCTCCTGCTGCTCAAACGCCGACTTTATAATCCCATCCCGTGGTCGGCTGTCTCATGCACCAAAGTG ATGGTGTCGGTGCTTGCGCTGGCCGTGGTGGCGACGGAGCTGGCGTGGGCGGCGACAGCTGGCTCGCAGGTCGTGCCGCCAGCTGACTTCATCGCGCCCGTTGTGCTCCTGGCGACGCAG GTTCTTCACATTTCGCTCGTGTtaatggagaggagaaaaggtCAACAGACCAGCGGCATCATCTGGTTCTATTGGCTGTTGACACTAGTATGCGGCCTCCCTCAACTCTACACTTCCATCATTGTAATTCTTCGGAGG gaccgctccctccccccctttctgacGGTGACCTTCCTCGTGCAGTTCCTTTGTTCCGTCGCCCTGTTCCTCGCCAACTGCTTCAGCGACGGCCTCTCACTCACGCAGAAGTTCAACGCGAGTGAA AAACAGGTGCCAAGACTGCAGGCCTCCTTCCTGAaccgcctcttcttcttctggggCGGATCCATCGTGTGGCTGGGCTGGCGGCGCCCCCTCACGCTCGACGACCTCTGGGACGTCGAGCCGGAGAACACGACCGCCTCTCTCGCAGCGCAGTGGGACGCCGCCTTCAGCag AGACGGGAAGACGGCGCCCGCAGAGGTCAGAGAGCCGGGCAGACTCCGGCCGGCGATGGTGCCTGTGAGCGGAAGGCAGAGGTCCGTCCTGCAGTGCCTCTTCAGGATAATCCGGTGGCCTTTCCTCGGCGCCGGCGTCCTCTGCTTCCTGGCGGAGGGATCGCGCTTCTTGACCCCGCAGCTCCTCAG ccTGATCATCAGCTTCATGACGACTCCGGAACAGCCTGCGTGGTACGGCTACCTGCTATGCGCTCTCCTGCTGGCGTCATGCGTTCTCGTGACCTTACTGAAGAACCGTTATTTCTACGTGATGTTCACTCAGTCTGTTAGAATTCGGTCGGCCATCATGACGGCGGTGTATCGAaag GCCCTGAGTCTCTCCAGCGCCGCCCGCCGCGACTCCACCGTGGGCGAGATCGTCAACCTGATGGCCGTGGACTCCCAGTGCCTCGGCGACACCGGCATCATGCTTTGGACCACCGTCAGCTCTCCGACGGTCATCCTCATCTCCATGGTCTTCCTCTGGCAGGAGCTCG GCCCGAGTGTCCTGGCGCGCTATGGCGACTGA
- the LOC119598657 gene encoding canalicular multispecific organic anion transporter 1-like isoform X1 produces MRMPLIQLPSTISQLIQANVALQRVQKFISADDIDPTAVCKDRSEANAIAIRGGKFSWEGDERQSAWRLENIDLEVGHRKLVAVVGSVGAGKSSLISALLGEMKKEAGRVVVNGRVAYVSQQAWLQNATLRDNIIWGEVFDAKRYNKVVKACALQPDLDMLPGGDMTEIGEKGINLSGGQKQRVSLARAAYSDADIVLFDDPLSAVDAHVGRYIFDNVIGPQGILRDRTRLLVTHAVTFLPRVDEVVVMEGGRVVEKGSYAELVAKQGDFANFVLQRIKDTTDKEADKEFEELFEQLEQVTGAEPLLRQLSLRSSRTSVNTIGSETDIRGRRIRSISETVVSSVDRRHSPDRRATKLSSASLNRKTGRQCGSDNHHEPGRRHNCTDAALDKNYRSQSFANGLQGSRTSIHSGKSEFERMASLEEPLSDGDGGEGEHEGKRLVEDETAETGKVSRKMYLVYGKSMGVFFAIMPIVMMSLSQASTAGSNVWLSVWSSVGESSPAPSALNSTGGLDTSANDTGLDPASGGSAFTKDIFLGVYAALGVGQVFFMFLGMLTLLLGCLRSSRVLHQRLLDSVLRLPMSFFDTNPSGRIINRFSKEVSVLDNTLPDSTRFILSCITQVVSTLIVILAATPEAGFFILPIMVVYYIIHILYIASSRQLKRIESVSKSPIYSHFGETLQGVSVIRAYKKEQEFYESSQRKIESSLKAAYINIMLNRWVAVSLEMLGNLITFAAAIMGVAGRGSINSGVVGLSITYALNVTLFLNWLVRVASDMEANIVSVERICEYMQIDREAAWTAPDTPASWPDEGRVSFRNYQTRYRPGLDLVLKGITCSFKPGEKVGIVGRTGAGKSSLTMALFRIIEAAGGEIDIDKVNIADVGLHDLRGRVSIIPQDPVLFSGSLRLNLDPLATRSDADIWRALELAHLAEYIRGQPLGLEHPVDEEGSNFSVGQKQLVCLARALLRNSRILVLDEATAAIDLETDDLIQATIRSQFAHCTVLTIAHRLNTIMDSDRVLVLDQGKIAEFAPPSELLANHDSVFFGMAKDAGLV; encoded by the exons ATGCGGATGCCCTTGATCCAGCTGCCGTCCACCATCTCGCAGCTGATCCAG GCAAACGTCGCCCTTCAGAGAGTCCAGAAGTTTATCTCAGCGGACGATATAGACCCAACGGCAGTGTGCAAGGACCGTTCAGAGG CTAATGCCATTGCCATCCGAGGCGGCAAATTCAGCTGGGAAGGGGATGAGCGTCAGTCAGCGTGGCGGCTGGAAAACATCGACCTGGAAGTTGGCCATAGGAaactggtggcagtggtgggatcCGTGGGAGCCGGCAAGAGCTCTCTCATCTCGGCGCTCTtgggggagatgaagaaggaagcaGGCAGGGTCGTGGTAAAT GGCCGCGTGGCGTATGTATCCCAACAAGCATGGCTCCAGAATGCGACCCTAAGGGACAACATCATTTGGGGAGAAGTCTTCGACGCCAAAAGGTACAATAAGGTGGTCAAAGCCTGCGCGCTTCAGCCTGACCTCGACATGCTACCTGGAGGAGACATGACCGAGATTGGAGAGAAG GGCATCAACCTGAGCGGCGGCCAGAAGCAGCGCGTGTCCCTGGCCCGAGCCGCCTACAGCGACGCCGACATCGTCCTCTTCGACGACCCCCTCAGCGCCGTCGACGCTCACGTAGGCCGCTACATCTTCGACAACGTCATCGGGCCTCAGGGGATACTGCGGGACAGG ACTCGGCTCCTGGTGACCCACGCCGTGACCTTCCTCCCCCGCGTTGACgaagtggtggtgatggagggcGGGCGAGTGGTGGAGAAGGGCAGCTACGCCGAATTGGTGGCGAAACAGGGGGATTTCGCCAACTTTGTTCTCCAACGCATCAAAGACACGACAGACAAGGAGGCTGATAAAG aatttgaaGAGCTCTTTGAACAGCTGGAGCAAGTGACAGGGGCTGAGCCCCTCCTTCGCCAGTTGTCGTTGAGATCCAGCAGGACTTCTGTTAACACTATTGGCAG CGAGACCGACATCCGAGGCAGGAGGATCCGAAGCATAAGCGAGACGGTGGTCAGTTCGGTCGACCGCCGGCACAGCCCAGACCGGCGGGCAACCAAACTCTCCAGCGCCTCCCTGAACCGAAAAACGGGACGGCAGTGCGGCAGTGACAACCACCACGAACCCGGACGACGTCACAACTGCACGGACGCCGCTCTGGACAAGAATTACCGAAGTCAGAGCTTCGCGAACGGCTTGCAAGGGAGTAGGACGTCGATTCATAGCGGGAAGAGTGAGTTCGAGCGGATGGCCAGTCTGGAGGAGCCGCTGAGCGATGGCGACGGGGGGGAGGGCGAGCACGAGGGGAAGAGGCTGGTCGAAGACGAGACGGCGGAGACGGGGAAG GTGTCGAGGAAGATGTACCTGGTTTACGGAAAATCTATGGGCGTGTTCTTCGCCATTATGCCGATCGTTATGATGTCTCTGTCGcag GCCAGCACAGCCGGCAGCAATGTATGGCTGTCGGTCTGGTCGAGTGTGGGCGAATCCTCCCCAGCCCCAAGCGCTCTCAACAGTACAGGCGGCCTGGACACCAGCGCCAACGACACAGGCCTGGATCCCGCGTCCGGTGGCTCTGCTTTTACGAAAGACATTTTCCTTGGTGTCTATGCGGCCTTAGGTGTTGGGCAAG TCTTCTTCATGTTCCTGGGGATGCTGACGCTGTTGCTGGGCTGCCTCCGCTCGTCGCGAGTCCTTCACCAGCGCCTCCTGGACAGCGTCCTGCGTCTGCCCATGAGCTTCTTCGACACCAACCCCAGCGGGAGGATCATCAACAGGTTCAGCAAGGAGGTTAGCGTCCTGGACAACACCCTCCCAGACAGCACGCGGTTCATCCTCTCGTGTATCACTCAG GTGGTGTCAACATTGATAGTCATCTTAGCCGCTACTCCAGAGGCTGGCTTCTTTATCCTCCCCATCATGGTTGTTTACTACAttattcatatcttatatatcgCTTCTTCGAGGCAACTGAAACGCATTGAATCGGTGTCCAAGAGCCCCATCTATTCCCACTTCGGCGAGACACTGCAAG GAGTGTCAGTCATCCGGGCTTACAAGAAGGAGCAAGAGTTCTACGAGTCGTCCCAGAGGAAAATCGAGTCTTCTCTAAAGGCCGCGTACATTAATATTATGCTAAACAG ATGGGTGGCCGTGAGCCTGGAAATGCTTGGCAATCTGATCACCTTCGCGGCCGCAATAATGGGCGTGGCCGGGCGGGGCTCCATCAACTCGGGCGTCGTGGGGCTGTCCATCACCTACGCCCTCAAT gtgACACTCTTCCTGAACTGGCTCGTGCGCGTGGCGTCTGATATGGAGGCGAACATCGTTTCTGTCGAGAGGATTTGTGAATACATGCAG ATAGACCGCGAGGCAGCCTGGACGGCGCCCGACACGCCCGCCTCGTGGCCCGACGAAGGCCGCGTCTCCTTCAGGAACTACCAGACGCGCTACAGGCCCGGCCTCGACCTCGTCCTCAAGGGCATCACGTGCTCCTTCAAACCCGGAGAgaag GTGGGCATCGTCGGGCGCACGGGGGCAGGGAAGTCGTCCTTGACCATGGCTCTGTTCCGCATCATCGAGGCCGCGGGAGGCGAGATCGACATCGACAAGGTCAACATCGCGGACGTCGGCCTCCACGACCTGAGGGGGAGAGTCAGCATCATTCCTCAG gACCCGGTTCTGTTCAGCGGGTCCTTGCGCCTCAACCTGGACCCGCTCGCCACCCGCTCCGACGCCGACATCTGGCGGGCGCTGGAGCTGGCGCATCTCGCGGAGTACATTCGAGGccagcccttgggcctagagcaCCCGGTGGACGAGGAGGGGTCCAACTTCAG CGTTGGCCAGAAGCAGCTGGTGTGCCTCGCCCGCGCCCTCCTGAGGAACTCGCGCATTCTGGTCCTGGACGAGGCCACGGCCGCCATTGACCTGGAGACGGATGACCTGATCCAGGCCACCATCAGGTCGCAGTTCGCGCACTGCACCGTCCTCACCATCGCGCATCGACTCAACACTATCATGGATAGTGACAG agtaTTGGTGCTGGACCAAGGCAAAATAGCAGAGTTTGCCCCTCCCTCCGAGCTCCTGGCCAATCACGACTCCGTTTTCTTTGGAATGGCCAAGGATGCTGGACTCGTCTAA